From a single Carassius auratus strain Wakin chromosome 38, ASM336829v1, whole genome shotgun sequence genomic region:
- the LOC113056863 gene encoding LOW QUALITY PROTEIN: uncharacterized protein LOC113056863 (The sequence of the model RefSeq protein was modified relative to this genomic sequence to represent the inferred CDS: deleted 1 base in 1 codon; substituted 1 base at 1 genomic stop codon) — protein MSSLEKCHTGQRGSMQGHRKYSDGLNDISSIDSFMDDTDREVSNLTDRAFRSLCIGEEAIYNDSDFSLSPTQRHKAFAEEAQQKTISHEAFSYSVQQYGEAEVHPAMASTFQHSYVDVTHQEQAFREGSLSYMNNGSKEVTWQQSRSTSRVSSLIKAFSSGECYQDSGACDVTLARDRYRDFGSESWDKSAMLNIQRELSELSSGYQQNFKSGPFHSYRNHFYTSDLAAAVAQMDTTVLMKSSQSKFKPLNSTNFFFHSEFSPFQLWEEYNRFSFRSTNVSGFMSAKDFPQWYDSPMYKELKDNHRMPNSLCESSSFNQRQIQDVVASQRSRSTVVQKASAIEKRCESETASNYPPWKKNNNFIRNKLSGNRPSTVSPTNERTCRPDSNLFSNNKVTHEIVVESNLPSSVTPFNITQLLTPVIHTRQETETSEILQFAHTPSVSDYSSQGETDPKLQTDVKHLRDSYKSKASSLLFNLKDNRKRVKSTYSPTRFKGLEITDLNNQTSKLEGRESRFSDIFVSQETVQENLIGTDAQPSRNLIREPSLAPITPKDYTDGFGSHDNLTLTSPQIQDRVTNNKSFHGSSEGRSRSTDPLANTELSTHNLSAQDKSSLTSEGQLIDLNSTFTPARPEIANVLPKAYLPTHSLPAHTSERYNQSDNTNQNNLKQRKDFERKTFTEYSQNDTVKEKCPWDHIGSFKETDGRSESRPFRGEIAALIEMDKQRKATAKQYFANDSCSVRKETYMQKVNENIKLGRLAKEEEKEGREDTTSSQENILSEKSIHDSQLNTFSKSTESYGIPKHSLQNKTSPLTEVYGGLQSFSVKNDSVKGVPEQNSFNPMVTQNTFYQRAHAPLQDYKGQKNEGLYSYQPYKYEPNKQWQISSTTEDRHNKDSVCTQKQSEMLEQSGAKRYTIYNASSSTLHMLQNEFSTNNGAPHRALQDKDSVIPNIDTSHQNNTSLPTKHEDRFSINDILAIRDNEQARRLKDNTFVLAKSENPQNPIKYDTAEKLTTAEPVKEQEQQDYKVQDITSPSPGYVRRDFQNTNETNSSTDRKDRTISKDTDKVTTRVLSYKERGQSKQEMLTSKLKAHAQKEISAIKEKGLAKQGILARNSTKTRGTISNDVQEGYSVKKEITADKLNHLFQDITYSSVTQCKEQXLHNDHPKNRSPSSTEIQPLHFEDIQNAVSEKKDENVKYKHLAIERQKDKNPADNKEMKETMDRRATVENNAHKNYQPSRISEDKQISMTSSENINTEKESAKQSHEMSPDESMSGHLTVKTYRENYTSHNSPALHNAKQTIQHDQKESLYGSRQSQYTSSEKAVTKPTDIIKEDLHVKSTETTKSSSCLDKDSLLGLEKNTPRVDETNVHLKSKITAAMEQSKNEPIKNSSAITASQLTSSSSDMTFKNGIPPAKRLIEPVKSELTSNLLTNKLNVDSEQLIDRTYKHNSGISSEVSSTDNTVRINFGPTNNLAAQRTREPETLKPFNNDDGQAIKNNITQENDLAKQQNKTPQVKTVETTSLNQMVESHSKPETDEESLTQRASAEAKESCQQKELHQDDENTKTLFSFEKNELPRSYRSMSRMKDDSEVVNNSQQKEQITESASSKQEQGFPRPLQISHDKNNPQKSTEKSQEVNSTNSKPPKSAEDAIKPNVCPQHEVIVEEDATQKNNTQPVLTQNVESTADTSNITTPSNEEPREEPMIYSICVSSKTETVSDDEPMIYTICVSSKCHIDEQQNPAKQEEESSVETEKSVKDESFCIKNKRVENEHDVDRETEVFSNTEEKEDKTGKFEPPTTTDKSSIQGRTSTSYEDLLAKYGLPVRDHGHLTSKHMQDEREQKEKETETHLSHKSVNHGMNRPLLFKGSTQTHPDDSRQVSDQQSTITSQPLKGTESKIKQVEVQHCDTTSITPSNNRKTEKKHNTAISTPKLVHSIRDANLIQDQDTCIEPSRQSRGNDIELKEKKVEEQVRNTDKVQSMKMKEDILDDLSNLRESPKKTDTVSLTAKQPATMDESTKAKNNMVSKAPISSMAKETVNSKFMESTVPEMTITQVKKKPQNAEGEDKMFNDTDRFTSQKNKIHGRETFNPKVEKTVHETKQKEPVMAIKQESVSDKDAQTLQKYVKGDEKGGEKRSQEKLNVELNTSNEIINRMTKMVLKDGAATHVNNYRDKVSSVCEDVCTVVKQDQASFEVPKIHLEDIKVSTEEVSSNKVFMAGQKNQHENLKGKKGAVVTEHVAEKDFTEQNNLPVKPLTVQNEPKTVNNMKGHTGMKHTNTLDVGKEITPLKKDSPSKLEKTEINLRQGADGTQDIKVYDNKQPALYSDKRKKEDPILSLSGQNDGNLKVNENRCILRGKKERNVEATMTKQADQTNTNQYQSETKGSARYEQEHVQLNQQDTRKEGILSKPEATQRNKKVTRPEISAIADYARLRVISAEDDTKELDIFPKMDFYKSYEQPVLGVHKDLQGNVSDIGGECKRDSISMENGHNLKQKTSQFKKQTEKETLPQKQNHLIPNTVKLKPVSLVASGSQDEAASMGTQPRAVTNHKEPNTKPTFMEHLNRGEMNKMYLSKNPQSVPLQAEGTISRSRKMTHDKTTEKGNLSHYGRQESLSNVSLSGTAKATDNQINMASPPGEEIEELQYYTVNALDIEIEPKEEPEPPPPSLKMSQNTGSAEKSAEEKKEDSLFLQSLTDHGKVHATGPRSNSSSPAMGKPIMFRVKDNTIRTSSVTKTVKPRFHRSFSEDFRIGSPKEHLTGSEKEDEIHPKESANPPVLHEPAIAAHRLHKLKETLHNNLPSAEYATKQAKSHQRRSQHFEEEETRSVISTMSEDVENCAVSLTDMANISLAFMPKHESYRDTYQRPASACYERPESACYERPESSCSDIRPLGRPPVVPPKSEKALRRAQRLTTRRMKKAETPKMVPENQEQLESKSTRNVSSMPSSPSNILSTHLAVQASPPVSQYDIQPNYTPPAHSTVAQPFPVTQRKLLQDPNSGQYFMVDVPLPVKTKTFYDPETGKYVQLNVRQRSQGALTQPASLEMLNTPYMLYHGFLPMAASSLPPLSSSSELSTPADNQDTLERGGEPWRQNVCLQNSNRDSQQNPDVLYGSHEQIHNPSLYAENGIDNIERHTDIITMSELEDFAMEST, from the exons ATGAGCTCCCTGGAAAAGTGCCACACAGGCCAGCGGGGAAGCATGCAGGGCCACCGCAAATACTCAGATGGCCTCAATGACATATCCAGCATTGACAGCTTTATGGACGACACAGACAGGGAGGTGAGCAACCTCACTGATCGTGCCTTCAGGAGCCTATGCATTGGAGAGGAGGCCATTTACAATGACTCAGATTTTTCCTTGTCTCCTACACAACGACATAAGGCATTTGCAGAAGAAGCCCAGCAAAAGACAATCTCCCACGAGGCATTTTCATACAGCGTTCAACAATATGGTGAGGCAGAAGTACATCCTGCGATGGCCTCAACATTCCAGCATTCCTATGTGGATGTAACCCATCAGGAACAGGCTTTCAGAGAGGGAAGCTTGTCTTATATGAACAATGGCTCCAAGGAGGTGACGTGGCAGCAGAGTAGGAGCACATCTAGAGTGTCATCGCTAATCAAAGCCTTTAGTTCAGGCGAGTGTTACCAAGACAGTGGGGCATGTGACGTTACTCTGGCAAGGGATAGGTATAGAGACTTTGGCAGTGAATCATGGGACAAATCAGCTATGCTAAACATCCAAAGGGAACTCTCTGAGTTGTCTTCAGGATACCAGCAGAATTTTAAGTCAGGCCCCTTTCATTCTTATAGAAACCATTTTTACACATCTGACTTGGCTGCCGCCGTGGCACAGATGGACACAACAGTCCTGATGAAATCTTCACAAAGTAAATTCAAGCCACTGAACTCTACAAACTTTTTCTTCCATAGTGAATTCAGCCCTTTCCAGCTTTGGGAAGAGTACAACAGGTTTTCCTTCCGAAGTACAAATGTGTCAGGGTTTATGTCGGCTAAGGATTTCCCACAGTGGTATGATTCTCCCATGTACAAAGAGCTGAAAGATAACCACAGAATGCCAAACTCTCTGTGTGAAAGTAGCAGCTTCAACCAGAGACAAATTCAAGACGTTGTGGCTAGCCAGCGATCCAGGTCCACGGTTGTCCAGAAAGCCTCTGCGATTGAAAAGAGGTGCGAATCTGAGACGGCTTCCAACTATCCGCCTTGGAAGAAAAACAATAACTTTATAAGGAATAAACTTTCAGGCAACCGACCCTCCACTGTCTCGCCAACTAATGAGAGAACATGTAGGCCAGATTCAAATTTGTTTAGcaataacaaagttacacatGAGATAGTGGTTGAGAGCAACTTGCCTAGCAGTGTGACACCGTTCAACATCACTCAGCTCCTCACACCGGTTATTCACACACGACAAGAAACAGAGACGTCTGAGATACTGCAGTTTGCACACACTCCTTCTGTTTCTGATTATTCTTCCCAAGGTGAAACTGACCCTAAACTTCAGACTGATGTCAAACATCTGCGTGACAGCTATAAATCTAAAGCTTCAAGTCTGCTTTTCAACCTCAAAGACAACCGAAAAAGAGTCAAGAGTACGTACAGTCCCACGAGATTTAAAGGGCTAGAAATAACAGATCTAAATAATCAGACCTCAAAGCTAGAGGGCCGAGAATCCAGATTTTCTGATATTTTTGTATCCCAAGAAACTGTTCAGGAGAATTTGATTGGAACAGATGCACAACCCTCTAGAAACTTAATTCGAGAGCCCAGTTTAGCTCCTATCACTCCTAAAGATTATACCGATGGCTTTGGATCACATGATAATTTGACATTAACTTCACCTCAAATTCAGGACAGAGTCACTAATAACAAATCGTTCCATGGAAGTTCAGAGGGTCGCTCTCGTAGCACAGACCCGCTGGCTAACACAGAGCTCTCAACACACAATCTTTCAGCACAGGATAAAAGCTCTCTGACTTCAGAAGGTCAATTAATAGACCTCAACAGTACTTTTACTCCTGCTAGGCCTGAAATAGCAAATGTGCTCCCAAAGGCTTACCTACCGACACACTCTCTGCCTGCTCACACATCAGAGCGATACAACCAGAGTGATAACACAAATCAAAACAATCTAAAACAAAGAAAGGACtttgaaagaaaaacatttactgaATACAGTCAAAATGACACTGTTAAAGAAAAATGTCCTTGGGACCATATTGGTTCATTCAAGGAAACAGACGGCAGATCTGAATCACGGCCATTTAGAGGAGAAATAGCAGCACTGATTGAGATGGACAAACAGAGAAAGGCCACCGCTAAGCAATATTTTGCCAATGACAGCTGTTCTGTCCGAAAGGAAACATACATGcaaaaagtgaatgaaaacattaaaCTTGGTCGACTTGcaaaggaggaagagaaagaaggCAGGGAAGATACAACATCATCCCAGGAAAACATCTTA AGTGAAAAATCTATACATGACAgccaattaaacacattttcaaagtCTACTGAATCATACGGAATACCAAAACACAGTCTCCAGAACAAAACATCTCCCCTAACAGAAGTTTATGGTGGTTTACAAAGCTTCAGTGTCAAAAATGATTCTGTTAAAGGAGTACCAGAGCAAAATTCTTTTAACCCCATGgtgacacaaaatacattttatcagaGAGCTCATGCACCTTTACAAGACTATAAAGGTCAAAAGAATGAAGGATTGTACTCTTATCAGCCATACAAGTATGAGCCTAACAAACAGTGGCAAATATCATCAACAACTGAAGATAGACACAATAAGGACAGTGTATGTACACAGAAACAATCAGAGATGCTTGAACAATCTGGTGCCAAGCGTTATACAATCTACAATGCATCTTCAAGTACACTACACATGCTTCAAAATGAGTTTTCCACCAACAACGGTGCACCACATCGTGCTTTGCAGGATAAAGATTCAGTCATCCCAAACATTGACACCTCACATCAAAATAATACAAGTTTACCAACTAAACATGAAGACAGGTTCAGCATTAATGATATTCTTGCCATTAGAGATAATGAGCAAGCAAGAAGGTTAAAAGataatacatttgttttggcTAAATCAGAAAACCCACAAAATCCAATTAAATATGATACAGCTGAAAAACTAACCACAGCAGAGCCTGTAAAAGAGCAAGAACAACAAGACTACAAAGTGCAGGATATTACAAGTCCATCACCTGGTTATGTGAGAAGggattttcaaaatacaaatgaaacaaatagTAGCACTGACAGAAAAGACAGAACAATAAGTAAAGATACTGACAAAGTCACAACAAGAGTGCTTTCTTACAAGGAAAGAGGCCAAAGTAAACAAGAAATGCTGACATCAAAATTGAAAGCACATGCTCAAAAGGAAATATCAGCAATTAAAGAAAAGGGACTTGCCAAACAAGGCATTCTTGCGAGAAattcaacaaaaacaagagggacTATCAGTAATGATGTTCAAGAAGGATATTCTGTAAAGAAGGAAATCACAGCTGACAAGCTGAATCATTTGTTTCAAGATATCACTTATTCCAGTGTAACCCAGTGCAAAGAACAATAATTGCACAACGATCATCCCAAGAATAGATCTCCATCATCAACGGAAATACAACCTCTTCATTTTGAAGATATTCAGAATGCagtctcagaaaagaaggatgagAATGTGAAATACAAACATTTGGCTATAGAAAGGCAAAAAGACAAAAATCCAGCTGATAATAAAGAGATGAAAGAAACTATGGACAGAAGAGCAACAGTGGAAAATAATGCCCATAAAAACTACCAGCCATCCAGAATCTCAGAAGATAAACAAATAAGTATGACAAGCTCAGAGAATATAAACACTGAAAAGGAATCGGCAAAGCAAAGTCATGAAATGTCACCAGATGAATCAATGTCAGGACATTTGACCGTCAAGACCTACAGAGAGAACTACACTTCCCATAATTCACCTGCACTGcataatgcaaaacaaacaattcAGCATGATCAGAAAGAAAGTCTGTATGGAAGTAGACAGAGTCAGTATACTTCCTCTGAAAAAGCTGTGACTAAACCTACTGATATAATCAAAGAAGACTTACATGTTAAAAGCACTGAAACTACAAAATCAAGCAGCTGTTTGGATAAAGATTCTCTATTGGGATTGGAGAAAAACACACCCAGAGTTGACGAAACTAATGTACATCTTAAAAGTAAGATTACTGCTGCCATGGAGCAGTCTAAAAATGAACCAATCAAAAATAGCTCTGCGATTACAGCCAGTCAACTGACATCCTCATCAAGTGACATGACGTTTAAAAATGGAATTCCACCTGCTAAACGACTAATAGAACCTGTCAAATCAGAGCTCACCTCAAACCTTCTAACCAATAAACTGAATGTAGATTCAGAGCAGCTTATAGATAGAACCTACAAACACAATTCTGGGATCAGTTCAGAGGTGTCATCAACAGACAATACAGTCAGAATCAACTTTGGGCCAACAAATAACTTGGCCGCACAAAGAACTAGGGAGCCAGAAACATTAAAACCTTTTAATAATGACGATGGACaagcaataaaaaacaatataacacAGGAAAATGACTTGGCTAAGCAACAAAATAAGACTCCACAAGTAAAGACGGTAGAAACTACCTCTCTTAACCAAATGGTGGAGAGTCACTCAAAACCAGAAACAGATGAAGAATCACTAACACAAAGAGCTTCAGCTGAAGCAAAAGAAAGCTGTCAGCAAAAAGAACTCCATCAAGATGATGAAAATACAAAGACTCTGTTCTCATTTGAAAAGAATGAACTCCCTAGAAGCTATCGGAGTATGTCAAGAATGAAAGATGATTCAGAAGTAGTAAATAACAGTCAACAGAAAGAGCAAATTACAGAAAGTGCCAGCTCAAAACAAGAACAAGGATTTCCCAGACCATTACAAATATCACATGACAAAAACAATCCACAAAAATCTACAGAAAAGTCTCAAGAAGTGAACTCGACCAATTCCAAACCCCCAAAATCAGCTGAAGATGCAATAAAACCAAATGTCTGCCCCCAACACGAAGTAATAGTAGAGGAGGATGCAACTCAAAAGAATAATACACAGCCTGTTTTAACACAAAATGTAGAATCCACAGCAGATACATCAAACATCACTACACCAAGCAATGAGGAACCTAGAGAGGAACCCATGATTTACAGTATTTGTGTCTCAAGCAAAACAGAAACAGTTTCAGATGATGAACCTATGATCTACACTATTTGTGTGTCAAGTAAGTGTCATATTGATGAGCAACAAAATCCAGCAAAACAAGAAGAGGAGAGTTCTGTTGAAACTGAGAAATCTGTGAAGGATGAAAGCTTTTGCATTAAAAACAAGAGAGTGGAAAATGAACATGATGTTGATAGAGAGACTGAAGTTTTTTcaaacactgaagaaaaagaagacaAAACTGGAAAGTTTGAACCGCCGACAACTACAGATAAGTCAAGCATCCAAGGGAGAACCAGTACATCATATGAGGACCTCTTAGCTAAATATGGGTTACCGGTCAGAGATCATGGTCATCTCACATCAAAACATATGCAGGATGAGAGAGAACAAAAAGAAAAGGAGACTGAAACTCACCTGTCACATAAATCAGTAAATCATGGAATGAATAGACCTCTGCTTTTCAAAGGTTCAACACAAACACATCCAGATGACTCCAGACAGGTTTCTGATCAGCAATCAACTATTACAAGTCAACCTTTAAAGGGGACTGAGAGCAAAATCAAGCAAGTAGAAGTCCAACACTGTGATACCACATCAATAACTCCTTCCAACaacagaaaaactgaaaagaaacACAATACAGCAATCAGTACACCAAAGCTTGTCCATTCTATAAGAGATGCTAACCTAATACAAGATCAAGATACTTGCATTGAACCATCAAGGCAAAGTAGGGGAAATGATATTGAGTTGAAGGAAAAGAAAGTTGAGGAGCAAGTGAGAAACACTGATAAAGTGCAAAGTATGAAAATGAAGGAAGATATTCTTGATGATTTATCTAATTTGAGAGAGTCCCCAAAGAAAACTGATACTGTATCCCTGACAGCTAAACAACCTGCAACAATGGATGAAtcaacaaaagcaaaaaataatatggTTTCAAAGGCACCCATTTCATCCATGGCAAAGGAGACAGTCAACAGTAAATTCATGGAAAGTACAGTTCCCGAAATGACGATAACCCAAGTTAAAAAGAAGCCTCAAAATGCGGAAGGTGAAGACAAAATGTTTAATGATACTGATAGATTTACAtctcaaaagaataaaatacatgGAAGAGAAACATTTAACCCAAAAGTTGAGAAAACTGTGCATGAGACAAAACAAAAGGAGCCTGTAATGGCTATCAAACAAGAATCTGTCTCAGACAAAGATGCTCAAACTCTGCAAAAGTATGTAAAGGGGGACGAGAAAGGAGGGGAGAAAAGGTCACAAGAGAAGTTAAATGTTGAACTTAACACAAGTAATGAAATTATAAACAGGATGACGAAGATGGTTTTAAAAGATGGCGCTGCCACACATGTTAATAATTATAGGGATAAAGTTAGCAGTGTATGTGAGGATGTGTGTACTGTTGTAAAACAAGACCAGGCCTCTTTTGAAGTCCCAAAAATTCACTTAGAGGACATTAAAGTGTCTACAGAGGAAGTGTCATCAAACAAGGTATTCATGGCAGGCCagaaaaaccaacatgaaaaTCTGAAAGGAAAGAAAGGAGCTGTCGTGACTGAACATGTAGCTGAGAAAGACTTTACAGAGCAAAATAATTTACCAGTGAAGCCCCTTACAGTCCAAAATGAACCCAAAACTGTGAATAATATGAAAGGGCACACTGGAATGAAACATACAAATACACTTGATGTCGGAAAAGAAATCACACCACTTAAGAAAGACAGTCCAAGTAAATTAGAAAAGACAGAAATTAATCTAAGACAAGGAGCAGATGGGACTCAAGATATAAAAGTCTATGATAATAAACAACCTGCACTGTACAGTGACAAAAGGAAGAAAGAAGACCCTATATTAAGTCTGAGTGGTCAAAATGATGGTAATTTGAAAGTTAATGAAAACAGATGTATCCtcagaggaaagaaagaaagaaatgttgaaGCTACGATGACAAAACAAGCTGATCAGACTAATACAAACCAGTATCAGTCAGAAACAAAAGGAAGTGCAAGATATGAACAAGAGCATGTTCAGTTAAATCAACAGGACACAAGGAAAGAAGGTATATTATCCAAACCAGAGGCTACTCAGAGGAACAAGAAAGTGACTAGACCAGAAATATCAGCCATCGCGGACTATGCTAGATTGAGAGTTATCTCTGCTGAAGACGATACAAAAGAGCTTGATATATTCCCCAAAATGGACTTTTACAAAAGTTATGAACAGCCAGTTTTAGGAGTTCATAAAGACTTGCAAGGAAATGTGTCGGATATAGGGGGAGAATGTAAAAGAGACAGTATTTCAATGGAGAACGGTCATAATCTCAAgcaaaaaacatcacaatttaaaaaacaaacagagaaagagacgTTACCTCAAAAACAAAACCACTTGATTCCCAATACAGTTAAACTAAAACCTGTATCACTGGTAGCGTCAGGTTCACAAGATGAAGCTGCATCAATGGGCACCCAACCAAGGGCTGTAACAAATCATAAAGAACCAAACACTAAACCAACTTTCATGGAGCATCTAAACAGAGGagaaatgaacaaaatgtatCTGTCCAAGAATCCCCAAAGTGTACCATTGCAAGCCGAAGGTACAATAAGCAGATCAAGAAAAATGACTCATgacaaaacaactgaaaaagGCAATCTTTCTCATTATGGAAGACAAGAATCTCTCTCAAACGTGTCATTGTCTGGCACTGCAAAAGCAACAGACAACCAAATAAATATGGCATCACCACCTGGAGAAGAAATTGAAGAACTACAATATTACACAGTGAATGCTCTTGACATTGAAATAGAGCCAAAAGAAGAACCCGAACCACCTCCTCCAAGTCTCAAAATGTCTCAAAATACAGGCTCAGCTGAAAAATCAGCGGAAGAGAAAAAGGAAGATAGCTTGTTTTTGCAAAGTCTAACGGACCACGGTAAAGTGCATGCTACAGGACCGCGATCCAACTCTTCTTCTCCAGCCATGGGGAAACCCATCATGTTCAGAGTAAAGGATAACACCATCAGAACATCTTCTGTGACCAAAACCGTCAAGCCACGCTTTCACAGGTCATTTTCTGAAGACTTCAGGATTGGCTCCCCAAAGGAACACTTGACTGGTTCAGAGAAAGAAGATGAAATTCATCCCAAAGAGTCTGCTAACCCTCCAGTCTTACATGAACCAGCTATTGCTGCCCACCGGCTCCATAAATTAAAAGAGACACTCCACAACAATTTGCCCTCAGCAGAATATGCAACAAAACAAGCAAAGAGCCATCAGAGAAGGAGCCAACATTTTGAGGAAGAAGAAACTCGTTctgtcatcagcacaatgtcagAGGATGTGGAGAACTGTGCAGTGAGCCTCACAGATATGGCCAACATAAGTCTGGCCTTCATGCCCAAGCATGAAAGTTACAGAGACACCTACCAAAGGCCTGCGTCTGCCTGCTACGAACGACCAGAGTCAGCCTGCTATGAAAGACCAGAATCATCTTGTAGTGATATAAGGCCACTCGGTAGACCTCCGGTGGTGCCCCCAAAATCTGAAAAAGCTCTTCGGCGAGCACAAAGACTTACAACAAGGCGTATGAAGAAGGCAGAGACCCCCAAGATGGTACCTGAAAACCAAGAACAGCTAGAGTCCAAATCAACCAGAAATGTCTCCAGTATGCCCTCTTCACCTTCAAACATACTGTCAACACATCTAGCGGTGCAAGCTTCACCTCCTGTTTCACAGTATGACATCCAGCCAAATTACACCCCCCCTGCACACAGTACAGTTGCCCAACCTTTCCCCGTGACACAGAGAAAGCTTTTGCAAGACCCAAACTCAGGACAGTACTTCATGGTGGATGTACCTTTACCAGttaaaacaaagacattttatgACCCGGAAACTGGTAAATATGTACAGCTAAATGTCCGTCAGAGGTCTCAGGGTGCTCTAACGCAGCCAGCATCATTGGAGATGTTAAACACTCCCTACATGCTGTATCATGGGTTTCTGCCAATGGCTGCGTCTTCTTTACCACCCTTGAGCTCATCATCTGAATTGTCAACACCAGCAGACAACCAGGATACACTTGAGAGAGGTGGTGAACCGTGGAGACAGAATGTTTGTCTGCAGAATAGCAACAGAGATTCCCAGCAAAACCCTGATGTGCTGTACGGGTCACATGAGCAAATTCACAATCCATCTTTGTATGCAGAAAACGGTATCGACAACATTGAAAGACACACAGATATTATAACTATGAGTGAATTAGAGGACTTTGCAATGGAGAGCACATGA